GCACATGATAGCGAGAGGAAACTACCGACAAAGTATCTACACTTTGCCAACGGATATGCAGAGATGGCCCGTGACGGACTCGAAGCACCTAGACAAAAAGATGGTGTGTTTTTTGATTCGAAGGCAATAGAGACCTTTCTTTCTTTTTAGAATATGGAAAACTTTTTACTGTTGGGAATTTGTTTTGGTTTGGGGTTATTTTTTCGAAGATTACCCCAGTTTCCAGAATCTACACCTAAAGTTTTAAATGGGTTTATCCTTTTTATTTCTTTGCCTTCTCTTGTTTTGTATCATGTCCATGAATTAAAAGTGGATGCGACTTCTCTTTTGCCTTCCTCAATGCCTTGGTTTGTCTTCGGGATCGCTGTGGTATTTTTTCTTAGTTTGTATAAACTAAAGGTTTTAAAGTTTCACACTGCCGTTTGTTTGGTGTTAACTGCCGGTCTTGGCAATACCTCTTTTGTTGGGTTTCCGCTACTCGAAACCTATTTAGGAAAACAATCTTTGGGTTATGGAATTTTGTCGGACCAATTGGGAACTTTTATGGTTCTTAGTTTTCCAGGAATCATTTTGGCTTCGATTGCTATGGATGGAAAGTGGGATCTAACAACACTTGTCAAACGAGTTCTTGGATTTGCACCCATCTATGCTTTGTTTGTTGCCATCCTCACTCGCCAATTTGCTTACCCCGAAGCAGTGAAGATGGTCTTACTCAGGTTAGGTGACACGCTTACGCCTCTCGCATTAGTATCAGTAGGGTTTATGTTGGATATGAGAACCATCGCGGGTCACGGTAGAGTTCTGGCATTGGGACTCAGTTTTAAACTTATCCTTGCTCCTTTGTTTGTATATTGGATTTACTCACCGTTAAAAGAAGACACCTTACTCTACCAAACCATTGTTTTGGAATCGGCAATGGCTCCCATGGTCACATCTACAGTAATTACTATTGAAAAAAATATTTCTCCTCATTTAGCAAGCCTTATGTTGGGTATTGGAATTCCTATTTCCTTTGGCACCACTTATGTTCTCAACTTTTTGTTGAAAGGAAACTACATTTGAACCTTAAATTTTTACTTCTACTCATATTTGCCATGGTTTCTTGGGGGATTTCTTGGCCTATTGGCAAAATGATCGCAGGAACGGTTCCCATTTCTGTTTTGGTTTTCTGGAGATTTTTTGCCACTTTTCTTTCTGTCATTCCCTTACTTCTGGTGATGCGACTTCCCTTTAAGCTCAAAACAGGGAAAGACTATTGGAATGTTCTCATCGGTGGAATCATTTATACCTTTTACAATCAATTCTTCTTTATGGGTCTTAAGAATGGACTACCCGGGGCAGGAGGAGTTCTTGTTACCACTCTCAATCCAATTGTTACATTTTTTATCGTTGTGCTAGTACAAAAGAAACGAATTTCGAAACGACAAGTGATCGGTTTGTTTTTTGGATTTATTGGTGGCCTTGTGATTTTACAAGTTTGGAAGATCAGCATCGATTATCTATTGTTATCTGGAAATTTATTCTTTTTGTTATGTTCTTTTGTTTGGGCTACACTTTCACTCAATAGCCAATCCACGGGAAAATCCATGTCTCCTATCACCTATAGTTTTTATGTTTATGCAGTGGGATCTGTCATTGAATTCTTATTTTGTTTTAATGACCCTAGTTTTTGGAAAGTATGGAGTATGGGCTTTGATTTTTGGGCTTCGATCTTCTATTTGACAGTGATCTCGACTACTTTTGGAACCACCGTTTATTTTTATGCTGCCACTAGGTTGGGATCAGAGATTGCGAGTAGTTTTATCTTTATCGTTCCACTCTCTGCGTATTTGAGTAGTTTTTTGATTTTGGATGAAGTAGTTCAAATTCCTGTTATCATAGGGGGATCTTTAGCCATCCTTGCTGTCTATTTAATCAATTCGAAACAAAAAAGAAAGGAACCGAATCTTTGATGAAGAAGATCTCTTGGAAAAAAAGATTCAAAATTTGGTTATTTAACTTTTATCCTCCTTATCTCGGAGCCGGAATTCGCATCAAAGAAATTGCACCGGACTTTTCCTATTTTCGTTCGGAAATGAACTTAAGATTCTATAACAGAAATTATGTGGGAGTTCATTTTGGTGGATCATTATATTCTATGTGTGATCCATTTTTTATGTTAATCCTTTTGGAAAGACTCGGATCCGATTATATTGTTTGGGACAAAGCTGGAAATATGATCTTTGTCAAACCGGGAATGGGTAAGGTCATTGCTGAGTTTCGCATTTCCGATTCGGAGATTGAAAGAATTAAAGAAGAAATCGAAGTGAAGAAAAAAGGGGATTATCTTTTTACAACGGACGTAAAAAACGAAGCCGGTGAGGTGATTGCTAAACTGGAAAAGACAGTCTACATTCGCAAACGGGGAAGACTCCCCGTCCAGAACGGATAACGATCCATAAATCGGAAATTAGTATTTTTTATCTTCGTCCTCTGGAATCATACTCGCATAATACAAAAGTAGGGCATCATTTTTAGAATGGATCACTCGATTTGACTCTTCAATCATCTTTCGTTTTTCCAAAATCTTTCTACCCTTTTCCCATACTTCTTCTGGATCCTTGATTAGATAATTTCCATCATGACGGGAAATGAAATCTTCAACTAACATGGTACTCTGCGAGAGTTCGATAGAAAAATCATTCTCAGCTAGAATTTTAGCAACAATTTGGTTCGGTAGAATTTTATGGTATTGTTTCCACCCTTTGGTGATTCGGTAACTGAGCTCGAGTGTTGGATCTTCCGTATGTGCGTATTCAGAAATCGGAATCGGATCACAAAACTCTACATACACATTGGAACGTTTGGCAAGAAATCCGGCCATTCCCAACTCTTCTGGCATATTACAAAACTGGTTGTCTTCGGGAACGGTTTCATAAGAAACAGAAATGGGAACAATCACTATCTCTGTTCCTGAACTGCGGAACGCATTTACAGCCGTTGTAAGAAGTCCTGTTTTTACAGGGACAATAGCTCCTGTTCGGGAACGAGTTCCTTCGGGATACACAAGCGAAGGTATTCCCTGTTCTAACATCACTTGTGAATAGAGAGTGAGGCATTCTAAATACAAACTGTTTCGTGTTCTTTCCCGATCGACTGCATAAGCACCGAGAGACTTTAACATCCATTCCCAAAAAGGATTGGACATTAAATTAATTCCTGCCGCATAACGAGGAACAGGTAGTCCTAAATGAAATAAAGAATAAGCAACTTCCACCGAATCTAAGTGAGATCTATGAGTAGGAGCATACAATAAATTGTATTTAGATGAGAGTGCTTTAACTACTTCCGTTTTACCACCAATATGAGGGATCATGGATCCTTTCAAAAAACCACCGGAGAAAAGACGGATGGGAGCCACAAAACGAAGAACCGATTCCCTGACTGTGGGGCTATAGTTGTCTGCAATTTCTGTCACATAGAATCGAACGAGTTCTTTCACCAAAGTGTTTTCTTCATCCTTCTGGCAATTTTGAAATCGTTGCCAAATTTCTAGTTCCGCTTCAAATTTCACTTCATCTAGTTTTTGTTTTTTACGAGTGGCTTTGGTGAGTCGTTTTTGAGTGGATTCAATCACAGCAGAAGCTTGTTTTTTAACTCTTGCTACACTACCTGGAACATTACTGATATGTTTTAAGATTCGATCGACAAGTAGATTTTGAAAATCAATTCCTGATGTTAAGTTGAGCCCTACTTTCTTCTGCACTACGAGCGGAATGTTTTTGGATTCTGTTTTTTTACCACAAATCAAATCAACAAGGGCATCTGGTGGTTGTTTTCTTGTCAGTACATCAAACAAAGTTCTGTGTAGGGTAAAAGGAAGGCGGATTTCATTGGCAAGTTCGATAAGGATACTAAGAGCATAAGTTCCTTCTACGTTATCATGCCACTTGGTGGATTCTCTTTCGATAAAGGATCTTGGAGCAAAGAAAATTTCAATTCGATCCTTGATACTTAACTTTTCACCACCTGATAAAAGTTCTCCGACAATTTTTTGTCCAAATCCTCGGTTTCTACTTTTATTGCTTGTTGCGGTTGTGATAAAATCGGCTAGGCCGGACCTTCCCATCACAGAGTCTGGTCTTGCACCATAACGCATCGCAAGGTCTCTTACTTCTTGAAATCCAACAGAGAGAATTTCTCCGAGTAGGTTTGCTCCATAACGAGGTAAAAGAGAAACAATTCCACTGGCAATGGCCATTGGATTTTTGGCGACACCCACAATTTCCATTCCCACAACATCATCAGTAACAGAAGTATTAATAAAATTAGAAGTTAATACTTCGGAAAGATACTCTGAAGTTTCTTTTTCATAAGATCCAATATTAAAGAAACTAAATTTTTCATCTAAGATTTCGCCTAGAAGGGAAGGACCATTGACCACAGCAACAGAGGCATTAGAGAAATTTCTTTCTTTTAAATAGTTTTGTAGGTATTGAGAGTAAGTAATGAATCCTGTTTTTTTTCTGTTTTTAGAATCCAAAATTCCTTTGGTTAAAAAAGAAAATACATAACTATTGGTGGGTTCTAAAACTTCCAATAGTGCATGAACACTATCCAGAAATGAGCGAGAAGGAACAGCTACGTGGAATGTCCAATCATCTCTTCCAAAAGGATCCAAACTGGATACGATGTCGATATGGTCAGGAAGATCAATTGTCTTTCCCATAATCTCTGTTTGGCGTCTTTTTTTTAGAAGCTCTACCAATTCTTTGTCTGGAATCCAGAGAGTAATGGGGTCGAACTTCTGTGCCAAAATGGAAGCGATAATAATACCCATGGGGCCGCTTCCGAGAACTGCGTGTTTTAAGTCGTTATAGGCTATTTGCATAAAAAATTAACATTATGAATCGAGTGGAAATCTCACTTTATTTGTTTGCTTGAAACGATTCGAGTCTATCGAAAAAGTATCAGGAGAGTGTAAATCGTCAAGTCACAATGATTAGAGCTGGTATTGTATTTTCAAGTCTTGCCGTGATTCCTGCCTTCTTTGGCTGGTACCAAAACTGGCTCGGTCTAAGCGG
The sequence above is drawn from the Leptospira sp. WS4.C2 genome and encodes:
- a CDS encoding AEC family transporter, whose protein sequence is MENFLLLGICFGLGLFFRRLPQFPESTPKVLNGFILFISLPSLVLYHVHELKVDATSLLPSSMPWFVFGIAVVFFLSLYKLKVLKFHTAVCLVLTAGLGNTSFVGFPLLETYLGKQSLGYGILSDQLGTFMVLSFPGIILASIAMDGKWDLTTLVKRVLGFAPIYALFVAILTRQFAYPEAVKMVLLRLGDTLTPLALVSVGFMLDMRTIAGHGRVLALGLSFKLILAPLFVYWIYSPLKEDTLLYQTIVLESAMAPMVTSTVITIEKNISPHLASLMLGIGIPISFGTTYVLNFLLKGNYI
- a CDS encoding DMT family transporter — translated: MNLKFLLLLIFAMVSWGISWPIGKMIAGTVPISVLVFWRFFATFLSVIPLLLVMRLPFKLKTGKDYWNVLIGGIIYTFYNQFFFMGLKNGLPGAGGVLVTTLNPIVTFFIVVLVQKKRISKRQVIGLFFGFIGGLVILQVWKISIDYLLLSGNLFFLLCSFVWATLSLNSQSTGKSMSPITYSFYVYAVGSVIEFLFCFNDPSFWKVWSMGFDFWASIFYLTVISTTFGTTVYFYAATRLGSEIASSFIFIVPLSAYLSSFLILDEVVQIPVIIGGSLAILAVYLINSKQKRKEPNL
- a CDS encoding DUF4442 domain-containing protein; protein product: MKKISWKKRFKIWLFNFYPPYLGAGIRIKEIAPDFSYFRSEMNLRFYNRNYVGVHFGGSLYSMCDPFFMLILLERLGSDYIVWDKAGNMIFVKPGMGKVIAEFRISDSEIERIKEEIEVKKKGDYLFTTDVKNEAGEVIAKLEKTVYIRKRGRLPVQNG
- a CDS encoding 1-acyl-sn-glycerol-3-phosphate acyltransferase — translated: MQIAYNDLKHAVLGSGPMGIIIASILAQKFDPITLWIPDKELVELLKKRRQTEIMGKTIDLPDHIDIVSSLDPFGRDDWTFHVAVPSRSFLDSVHALLEVLEPTNSYVFSFLTKGILDSKNRKKTGFITYSQYLQNYLKERNFSNASVAVVNGPSLLGEILDEKFSFFNIGSYEKETSEYLSEVLTSNFINTSVTDDVVGMEIVGVAKNPMAIASGIVSLLPRYGANLLGEILSVGFQEVRDLAMRYGARPDSVMGRSGLADFITTATSNKSRNRGFGQKIVGELLSGGEKLSIKDRIEIFFAPRSFIERESTKWHDNVEGTYALSILIELANEIRLPFTLHRTLFDVLTRKQPPDALVDLICGKKTESKNIPLVVQKKVGLNLTSGIDFQNLLVDRILKHISNVPGSVARVKKQASAVIESTQKRLTKATRKKQKLDEVKFEAELEIWQRFQNCQKDEENTLVKELVRFYVTEIADNYSPTVRESVLRFVAPIRLFSGGFLKGSMIPHIGGKTEVVKALSSKYNLLYAPTHRSHLDSVEVAYSLFHLGLPVPRYAAGINLMSNPFWEWMLKSLGAYAVDRERTRNSLYLECLTLYSQVMLEQGIPSLVYPEGTRSRTGAIVPVKTGLLTTAVNAFRSSGTEIVIVPISVSYETVPEDNQFCNMPEELGMAGFLAKRSNVYVEFCDPIPISEYAHTEDPTLELSYRITKGWKQYHKILPNQIVAKILAENDFSIELSQSTMLVEDFISRHDGNYLIKDPEEVWEKGRKILEKRKMIEESNRVIHSKNDALLLYYASMIPEDEDKKY